The Microbacterium sp. LKL04 sequence CTACGTCGTGACCGCCTTCCGCTCCCGCCGGGTCCGGAGCGCGTGATGCCCCGGACGCCGAGCGAACTGCCGGACGAGCTCGAGGAGACGGCCGTCGCCCGCGGTCCCCGGTCCGACTCCGAGCGCCTCGTCGAACGACTCAAAGAACTGGGATGGACGCTCGGGGTGGCCGAGTCGTTGACCGGCGGGCTGGTGGCGGCATCCGTCGTCTCCGTCTCCGGTGCGTCCGCCGTGTTCAGGGGTGGGATCGTCGCGTACGCAACCGACCTCAAGGCGCGACTGCTGGGCGTCGACGACACGCTTCTCGAGGCGCACGGCCCTGTTCATCCGCGCGTCGCGCGCCAAATGGCGGAGGGCGTCCGCCGCGCCGTCGGCGAGGAGGAGCCCGCGGACGTGGGAATCGCGACGACGGGGATCGCAGGTCCCCTCTCCTCCGACGGGCAGCCCGTCGGCACCGTCCACATCGCGGTCTCCACTCCGCTCGGTTCGCGCGTCGAGTCCCTCGCCCTCGACGGAGACCGTGACGAGATCCGCACCGCTGCCGCCGCGCGCGCGATCGCCTTGGCGGTCGACGCGCTCTGACCCGGGAATAGCGCGTGTTCCGAGCACGTTACGTCTCGGTGATTCCCATCCATTCCCCAGCGCTCGGGGTCTAGGGTGACAGCGAACGTGTTGTACCGTGGTCCTCCCGCAAGGGCTTCGGTGGATCGCAGCAGAGGGAGGGCCCACGCATGATCCTGGTTCGTCAAGAGATCGGTGACGTGCTCCGCGACTTCCGTCTGCAGAAGGGTCACACCCTCCGGCAGGTGTCGGGCAAGGCGAGCGTCGCCCTCGGCTACCTCAGCGAGGTCGAGCGCGGTCAGAAGGAAGCGTCGAGCGAGATCCTCGCTGCGGTCGCAGAAGCCCTCGATGTGC is a genomic window containing:
- a CDS encoding CinA family protein, with protein sequence MPRTPSELPDELEETAVARGPRSDSERLVERLKELGWTLGVAESLTGGLVAASVVSVSGASAVFRGGIVAYATDLKARLLGVDDTLLEAHGPVHPRVARQMAEGVRRAVGEEEPADVGIATTGIAGPLSSDGQPVGTVHIAVSTPLGSRVESLALDGDRDEIRTAAAARAIALAVDAL
- a CDS encoding helix-turn-helix domain-containing protein yields the protein MILVRQEIGDVLRDFRLQKGHTLRQVSGKASVALGYLSEVERGQKEASSEILAAVAEALDVPISAIMREVGERISVLEGLHSLTDVVPDDLASLGDEVPAPELSLR